One stretch of Amycolatopsis sp. NBC_00345 DNA includes these proteins:
- a CDS encoding glycoside hydrolase family protein: MRSAKKLLAVVAAVLVVLGSATGPAGAESVKKGVSAANFDGVTDALSDVRAGWFYTWASDPQGISAPPGAEFVPMIWGQGSVTDDQLAAAKANGTTLLGFNEPDLDGQAKMSVDTALDLWPQLEGTGLRLGAPAVAFGGDVAGGWLDQFMSGAQARGYRVDFIPLHWYGGDFSAAATGELQSYIEAVHNRYQLPIWVTEYALTDFSVSPPRYPSSAEQADFAAQSAAMLQGLSYVERYAWFSLSTNTTPTGLYDGTTPNDTGVAYRDAG, encoded by the coding sequence ATGCGCTCAGCGAAGAAGCTGCTCGCGGTGGTCGCGGCTGTGCTCGTGGTGCTCGGCTCGGCGACCGGCCCGGCCGGCGCCGAAAGTGTGAAAAAAGGCGTCAGCGCGGCGAATTTCGACGGCGTGACGGACGCGCTGTCGGACGTGCGGGCCGGCTGGTTCTACACCTGGGCGTCGGACCCGCAGGGCATCAGCGCGCCGCCGGGCGCGGAGTTCGTCCCGATGATCTGGGGCCAGGGCTCGGTGACCGACGACCAGCTCGCCGCGGCCAAGGCGAACGGCACGACGCTGCTCGGGTTCAACGAGCCGGACCTCGACGGCCAGGCGAAGATGTCCGTGGACACCGCCCTTGACCTGTGGCCGCAGCTGGAGGGCACCGGGCTGCGGCTCGGCGCGCCCGCGGTGGCGTTCGGCGGCGACGTGGCGGGCGGCTGGCTCGACCAGTTCATGAGCGGGGCGCAGGCGCGCGGCTACCGCGTCGACTTCATCCCGCTGCACTGGTACGGCGGGGACTTCTCCGCCGCGGCGACCGGGGAGCTGCAGTCCTACATCGAGGCCGTGCACAACCGTTACCAGCTCCCGATCTGGGTGACCGAGTACGCGCTGACCGACTTCTCCGTGTCGCCTCCGAGGTACCCGTCTTCGGCCGAGCAGGCCGACTTCGCGGCCCAGTCGGCCGCGATGCTGCAGGGCCTGTCCTATGTGGAGCGTTACGCCTGGTTCTCCTTGTCCACCAATACAACCCCGACCGGCCTGTACGACGGCACCACGCCGAACGACACGGGGGTGGCCTACCGCGACGCGGGGTAG
- a CDS encoding FAD-dependent monooxygenase has translation MSRSILISGASIAGPALAYWLHEHGLAPTVIERAPGLRPGGQTVDLRGAGRTVIERMGLDQAARDRLTHEAGLHFVDGRDRVRASFGADSLGGDGFVTELELLRGELADLLYQRTRGDTEYVFGNEITGLTDTGDGVDVTFRTGPGRRFDLVVLADGLRSRTRDLVLADLARTRSFGLYTAYFTIPRAESDGRWARWYNAPGRRVVLLRPDNQGTTRASLSFLTPQSGLERLQFPAQKEFLRHHYADAGWETPRVLGNMGDSTDFYFESVGQMYLKQWSRGRIAAVGDAAYCASPLSGMGTSLALVGAYVLAGELSRHQDHHDAFRSYETIMRPYVDQAQKVSWIAPRLASPKTRAGIRLLTTVAGLATHPRVSRLATRFTNPPSDAIDLPTYPASR, from the coding sequence GTGTCCCGCAGCATCCTGATCTCCGGTGCCAGCATCGCCGGCCCGGCCCTCGCCTACTGGCTCCACGAGCACGGTTTGGCCCCCACGGTGATCGAACGCGCACCGGGATTACGCCCCGGCGGGCAGACCGTCGACCTGCGCGGCGCCGGACGCACCGTCATCGAGCGCATGGGACTGGACCAGGCCGCCCGCGACCGCCTCACCCACGAAGCGGGACTGCACTTCGTCGACGGCCGCGACCGCGTCCGGGCCTCGTTCGGCGCGGACTCCCTCGGCGGCGACGGGTTCGTCACCGAGCTGGAACTCCTGCGCGGCGAACTCGCCGACCTGCTCTACCAGCGGACCCGCGGCGACACCGAGTACGTCTTCGGCAACGAGATCACCGGCCTGACCGACACCGGCGACGGCGTGGACGTCACCTTCCGCACCGGTCCCGGCCGCCGTTTCGACCTCGTCGTCCTCGCCGACGGACTGCGCTCCCGAACCCGGGACCTCGTCCTCGCCGACCTCGCCCGCACCCGGTCGTTCGGCCTCTACACCGCCTACTTCACCATTCCCCGCGCGGAATCCGACGGGCGCTGGGCCCGCTGGTACAACGCCCCCGGCCGCCGCGTCGTGCTCCTGCGACCTGACAACCAAGGCACCACGCGGGCCTCATTGTCCTTCCTCACCCCACAATCCGGGCTCGAACGGCTGCAGTTCCCGGCGCAGAAGGAGTTCCTGCGCCACCACTACGCCGACGCCGGCTGGGAAACCCCGCGCGTGCTCGGCAACATGGGTGACTCGACGGACTTCTACTTCGAGTCCGTCGGGCAGATGTACCTGAAGCAGTGGTCACGCGGCCGGATCGCCGCCGTCGGCGACGCCGCCTACTGCGCTTCGCCGCTCAGCGGCATGGGCACCAGCCTCGCCCTCGTCGGCGCCTACGTCCTCGCCGGCGAACTCAGCCGCCACCAGGACCACCACGATGCCTTCCGCAGCTACGAAACCATCATGCGGCCCTACGTCGACCAAGCCCAGAAGGTCTCCTGGATCGCGCCTCGCCTGGCCTCCCCGAAAACCCGCGCCGGGATCCGGCTCCTGACCACCGTCGCCGGCCTCGCCACCCATCCCCGGGTCAGCCGCCTCGCCACCCGGTTCACCAACCCGCCCTCGGACGCCATCGACCTGCCCACCTACCCCGCGTCGCGGTAG
- a CDS encoding MFS transporter, which yields MPLALLALAIGAFGIGTTEFVIAGLLPEVAVEFGVSIPAAGWLITGYALSVAAGALPMTALGTRMRRKHLLLLLMALFIAGNVLSALAPGYGLLMAGRIVAALTHGAFFGVGSVVAADLVKPEKKASAIALMFTGLTLANVLGVPMGTFIGQDLGWRATFWVVAGLGVLGLLGVAALVPDTARPVNARIGAEFAVFRHPRVWLAIGTTVLGFGGVFASFTYIAPMMTEVAGLPAGAVSWLLVLFGVGLVLGNLLGGRFADRALMPTLYTVLAALAVVLAVFAFTAHAAVPAIVTLFLLGGFGFATVPPLQMRMLASAEAAPTVASAVNIGAFNLGNALAAWLGGVVITAGYGYASTNWVGAVMTVLALGLALLSGRSDRRAAAREDRLVTA from the coding sequence ATGCCGCTCGCTCTGCTCGCGCTGGCCATCGGCGCGTTCGGCATCGGCACCACGGAGTTCGTGATCGCGGGGCTGCTCCCCGAGGTCGCCGTCGAATTCGGGGTGTCCATCCCCGCGGCGGGCTGGCTCATCACCGGGTACGCGCTGAGCGTGGCGGCCGGCGCGCTGCCGATGACCGCGCTCGGCACGCGCATGCGCCGCAAGCACCTGCTCCTGCTGCTGATGGCCCTGTTCATCGCCGGCAACGTGCTGTCCGCGCTGGCCCCGGGCTACGGCCTGCTGATGGCCGGCCGGATCGTCGCGGCGCTCACGCACGGCGCGTTCTTCGGCGTCGGCTCCGTGGTGGCCGCCGACCTGGTCAAGCCCGAGAAGAAGGCCAGCGCCATCGCGCTGATGTTCACCGGGCTGACGCTGGCCAACGTGCTCGGGGTGCCGATGGGCACGTTCATCGGCCAGGACCTCGGCTGGCGCGCGACGTTCTGGGTCGTCGCCGGGCTCGGGGTGCTCGGCCTGCTCGGCGTGGCCGCGCTCGTGCCGGACACCGCGCGGCCCGTGAACGCCCGCATCGGCGCCGAGTTCGCCGTGTTCCGCCACCCGCGCGTGTGGCTGGCGATCGGGACGACGGTGCTCGGCTTCGGCGGGGTGTTCGCGTCCTTCACCTACATCGCGCCGATGATGACCGAGGTCGCCGGGCTGCCCGCGGGCGCGGTCAGCTGGCTGCTGGTGCTCTTCGGCGTCGGGCTGGTGCTGGGCAACCTGCTCGGCGGCCGGTTCGCCGACCGCGCGCTGATGCCGACGCTGTACACGGTGCTGGCCGCGCTCGCCGTGGTGCTGGCCGTGTTCGCCTTCACCGCGCACGCCGCCGTGCCCGCCATCGTCACGCTGTTCCTGTTGGGCGGCTTCGGTTTCGCGACGGTGCCCCCGCTGCAGATGCGGATGCTGGCGAGCGCCGAGGCGGCCCCGACCGTCGCGTCGGCGGTGAACATCGGCGCGTTCAACCTCGGCAACGCGCTCGCCGCGTGGCTGGGCGGCGTGGTGATCACGGCCGGCTACGGCTACGCGTCGACCAACTGGGTCGGCGCCGTGATGACGGTGCTCGCGCTCGGCCTGGCGCTGCTGTCCGGCCGGTCGGACCGCCGCGCCGCCGCCCGCGAGGACCGGCTCGTCACGGCGTGA
- a CDS encoding MFS transporter: protein MSAPGKTPRPMWWLLATVLVVELMDLLDSTIVNVAGPSLEQSLKASPVGLQWVIGGYALTLGAGLVLGGRLGDRYGRRPMFLAGLVGFTLASLLCAIAPGIGLLITFRLVQGVAGAMMLPQGLGLLRDNLAPRDLTKALAVFGPVLGLGGVLGPVLGGALVDWDLFGLGWRLVFLVNVPIGLAALALAWRLVPSGGRTRALRVDIAGAVLVAAASALLVLPLNQGQSSGWPLWTWLSLSAAAIGYVAFALWQRRAVRRDRAPLVTPSLFGKSAFTVGLVAVALFFGGLIGTQLVLTFFLQLGQGFTAGQAGLGNLPVALGTAVGGGISGGLLAAKLGRRVLQAGAVVQFAGIAWLWFALADTSGFTIWRIVPGSVLAGIGAGIVIAAVFNTVLGAVADDEVGSASGVLSAVQSLGGSVGVAVFSTVFFAGALTGQATDSFREALVVQAIVIGLFLLISPLFPRRARPDEAEIAATPVPVP from the coding sequence ATGTCCGCGCCCGGAAAAACACCACGGCCGATGTGGTGGCTGCTGGCCACCGTGCTGGTCGTCGAACTGATGGACCTGCTCGACTCGACGATCGTCAACGTCGCGGGCCCGTCGCTGGAGCAATCACTGAAGGCGAGCCCGGTCGGGCTGCAGTGGGTGATCGGCGGCTACGCGCTGACCCTCGGGGCGGGCCTCGTGCTCGGCGGGCGCCTCGGCGACCGTTACGGCCGGCGGCCGATGTTCCTCGCCGGGCTCGTGGGCTTCACCCTCGCGTCGCTGCTGTGCGCGATCGCCCCCGGCATCGGCCTGCTGATCACCTTCCGGCTGGTCCAGGGCGTGGCCGGCGCGATGATGCTGCCCCAGGGATTGGGCCTCCTGCGGGACAACCTCGCGCCGCGCGACCTGACCAAGGCGCTCGCCGTCTTCGGCCCCGTGCTCGGGCTCGGTGGCGTGCTGGGACCGGTGCTGGGCGGCGCACTGGTCGACTGGGACCTGTTCGGCCTCGGCTGGCGGCTGGTGTTCCTGGTCAACGTGCCGATCGGCCTCGCCGCGCTCGCGCTGGCCTGGCGCCTCGTGCCCAGCGGCGGCCGGACCCGGGCCCTGCGCGTGGACATCGCCGGAGCCGTGCTCGTCGCCGCCGCCTCCGCACTGCTGGTTCTTCCGCTCAACCAAGGGCAGTCCTCGGGGTGGCCATTGTGGACCTGGCTTTCGCTGTCCGCGGCGGCGATCGGCTACGTGGCGTTCGCGCTGTGGCAGCGCCGGGCCGTGCGCCGGGACCGCGCCCCGCTGGTCACGCCCAGCCTGTTCGGCAAGTCCGCGTTCACCGTCGGGCTGGTCGCGGTCGCGCTGTTCTTCGGCGGGCTGATCGGCACCCAGCTGGTGCTGACGTTCTTCCTGCAGCTCGGCCAGGGCTTCACCGCGGGGCAGGCCGGGCTGGGCAACCTCCCGGTCGCGCTGGGCACCGCCGTCGGCGGCGGCATCAGCGGCGGGCTGCTCGCCGCCAAGCTCGGGCGCCGGGTGCTGCAGGCCGGCGCCGTCGTCCAGTTCGCCGGGATCGCCTGGCTGTGGTTCGCGCTGGCCGACACCAGCGGGTTCACGATCTGGCGGATCGTGCCGGGCAGCGTCCTCGCCGGCATCGGCGCGGGCATCGTGATCGCCGCGGTGTTCAACACCGTCCTCGGCGCCGTCGCCGACGACGAGGTCGGCTCCGCGTCCGGCGTGCTCTCCGCGGTCCAGTCCCTCGGCGGCTCGGTCGGCGTCGCGGTGTTCAGCACCGTGTTCTTCGCCGGCGCCCTCACCGGCCAGGCCACCGACAGCTTCCGAGAAGCCCTTGTGGTGCAAGCGATCGTGATCGGGCTGTTCCTGCTCATCTCGCCACTGTTCCCGCGGCGCGCCCGGCCCGACGAGGCCGAGATCGCCGCCACGCCCGTCCCCGTTCCGTGA
- a CDS encoding NAD(P)-dependent oxidoreductase, whose translation MELTILAASGGTGLELTRQALARGHTVTAVARRPERIEVTGSGRLRRVAADVHDPESVARALRDAPVVLSGLGVAAGDPPGTLTAGARAVLDARPGRVLWLGAFGTGASAAAAGPVTRTLLKLVLRKEIPDKVGADTAILAAGGTVFHAGPLSAGPVSGTRRTVGLGDVPKRLFPARVSRATVAAAMLDEAESPRFAAATAVPLER comes from the coding sequence GTGGAACTGACGATTCTCGCCGCCTCGGGCGGCACCGGGCTGGAATTGACCCGCCAGGCACTGGCCCGCGGGCACACCGTGACGGCCGTCGCGCGGCGGCCCGAGCGCATCGAGGTCACGGGTTCCGGACGGCTGCGCCGGGTGGCCGCCGACGTGCACGATCCGGAGTCCGTCGCCCGGGCCCTGCGGGACGCCCCGGTGGTGCTGTCCGGCCTCGGCGTCGCGGCCGGAGACCCGCCGGGCACGCTGACGGCGGGCGCGCGGGCGGTGCTGGACGCCCGGCCCGGCCGGGTGCTGTGGCTCGGCGCCTTCGGCACCGGCGCGTCGGCCGCCGCCGCGGGCCCGGTGACCCGGACGTTGCTGAAGCTGGTCCTGCGCAAGGAAATCCCCGACAAGGTCGGCGCCGACACCGCGATACTGGCCGCGGGCGGCACCGTGTTCCACGCCGGCCCGCTGTCGGCCGGGCCGGTGAGCGGCACCCGCCGCACCGTCGGCCTCGGCGACGTCCCGAAACGGCTCTTCCCCGCGCGGGTCAGCCGCGCGACCGTCGCCGCGGCCATGCTCGACGAGGCGGAGTCACCCCGTTTCGCCGCCGCGACGGCGGTCCCGCTGGAACGCTGA
- a CDS encoding alpha/beta hydrolase produces MQREKVRFDSGGTECAAWHYPGTNGACLVMAGGFAVTKEPGTDLFAKRFQDQGFGVLAFDYRHLGESGGTPRQVVRVREQLADWHAAIGFARTLPEVDPARVGIWAFSASGGHVFPVAAQDPRLAAAIAQTPNADGPATARNAARYQKPFAMLRFTGRGILDALGSLVGLRPRLVALAGPPGTVALLTTPDSLDTDRALHSERYPDWHQAVAARSALRLTLYRPGRAASRVRCPLLVVVADQDRSALAEPAATAVRRAPRGELVRVPGGHYAPFLDEHEHVVEAEISFLRQHLLTPARTGTPPA; encoded by the coding sequence ATGCAGCGTGAAAAGGTCAGGTTCGACAGTGGCGGGACGGAGTGCGCCGCCTGGCACTACCCGGGGACGAACGGCGCGTGCCTGGTCATGGCGGGCGGCTTCGCCGTGACCAAGGAGCCCGGCACGGACCTGTTCGCGAAACGGTTCCAGGACCAGGGATTCGGCGTGCTGGCCTTCGACTACCGCCACCTCGGCGAGAGCGGCGGCACGCCTCGCCAGGTCGTGCGCGTGCGGGAGCAGCTGGCCGACTGGCACGCCGCGATCGGCTTCGCGCGGACGTTGCCGGAGGTCGACCCGGCGCGCGTGGGGATCTGGGCGTTCTCCGCGTCCGGCGGCCACGTTTTCCCGGTGGCCGCCCAGGATCCGCGGCTCGCGGCCGCGATCGCGCAGACGCCGAACGCGGACGGCCCGGCCACCGCCCGCAACGCCGCGCGGTACCAGAAGCCGTTCGCGATGCTGCGGTTCACCGGACGCGGGATCCTCGACGCGCTCGGCAGCCTCGTCGGGCTCCGGCCGCGGCTGGTCGCGCTCGCCGGGCCGCCCGGCACCGTCGCGCTGCTCACCACGCCCGACTCGCTTGACACCGATCGCGCGCTGCACTCCGAGCGGTATCCGGACTGGCACCAGGCCGTGGCCGCCCGCTCGGCGCTACGGCTGACGCTCTACCGGCCCGGCCGTGCGGCGTCACGCGTGCGCTGCCCGCTGCTCGTGGTCGTCGCCGACCAGGACCGGTCGGCCCTCGCGGAGCCGGCCGCCACCGCTGTCCGCCGCGCGCCCCGGGGTGAGCTGGTGCGGGTGCCCGGCGGGCACTACGCGCCGTTCCTCGACGAGCACGAGCACGTCGTCGAGGCCGAGATTTCCTTTCTGCGCCAACACCTTCTGACGCCCGCGCGGACGGGGACGCCCCCGGCCTGA
- a CDS encoding inositol monophosphatase family protein yields MTLSTTVTEAAKKAGARLLAVHSPDARPAGRADMYTAVRRNDTVALDGLRAELAAARPGAGWVEEDQETTGLPPGEWWAVDAVEGNVNHVHGLAEWAVSVTLLRDGAPVLAVVHQPIGDLTYTAAHGEGAWRDGVRLHVSAKRDLDAAIVTTGQAEPGQAGTYRRIGESVTAMLGRALAVRMSVPSTFPMLLLANGQNDVFWQYGPVLSGTAAGMLLATEAGGIATRIDGSPWRPGSPDVLVAAPALHEAAVTVLSTVD; encoded by the coding sequence ATGACCCTGTCCACCACCGTCACCGAAGCCGCCAAGAAAGCGGGCGCCCGGCTGCTCGCCGTCCACTCCCCCGACGCGCGCCCGGCCGGCCGCGCCGACATGTACACCGCGGTCCGCCGCAACGACACCGTGGCCCTCGACGGCCTGCGCGCCGAACTCGCGGCCGCGCGGCCCGGCGCCGGCTGGGTCGAAGAGGACCAGGAGACGACCGGGCTGCCACCCGGCGAGTGGTGGGCGGTCGACGCGGTGGAGGGCAACGTCAACCACGTGCACGGCCTGGCCGAGTGGGCGGTCAGCGTGACCTTGCTGCGTGACGGGGCGCCCGTGCTGGCCGTTGTGCACCAGCCGATCGGCGACCTCACCTACACCGCCGCGCACGGCGAGGGCGCCTGGCGTGACGGAGTAAGGCTGCACGTCTCCGCGAAGCGGGACCTCGACGCGGCGATCGTCACCACCGGGCAGGCCGAGCCGGGGCAGGCGGGCACGTACCGCCGGATCGGCGAGTCGGTGACGGCCATGCTGGGCCGCGCGCTGGCGGTCCGGATGTCCGTGCCGTCGACGTTCCCGATGCTGCTGCTCGCGAACGGGCAGAACGACGTGTTCTGGCAGTACGGACCGGTGCTGTCCGGGACCGCGGCGGGGATGCTGCTGGCCACCGAGGCGGGTGGCATCGCGACCCGGATCGACGGCTCGCCGTGGCGTCCCGGCAGCCCGGACGTGCTCGTCGCGGCGCCCGCGCTGCACGAGGCCGCGGTCACCGTCCTGTCTACTGTGGACTGA
- a CDS encoding TetR/AcrR family transcriptional regulator, translated as MSSESEAQPVTDGQGAGYRRSAGSARGEARRRELLERVTDDLAVNGLVDFSLRRAARAAGATHKVLLYHFESAEDLLGQAVFTLRERRIGNAMAAMAEGAERRTLAERVRVAWHTLRDEDPGLQRVLDQAIGLAMYDPARYGELGHGASGQYLPLLVSFCPEHWTGPRKLEVAQMVLATLRGFTVHRAIGGDSDGAAAGFAALVRALDHEEA; from the coding sequence GTGAGCAGCGAGAGCGAGGCCCAGCCGGTGACTGACGGCCAAGGGGCGGGCTACCGCCGATCGGCCGGGTCGGCGCGGGGCGAGGCGCGGCGGCGAGAGTTGCTGGAGCGCGTGACGGACGACCTGGCCGTCAACGGGCTCGTCGACTTCTCGCTGCGGCGGGCCGCGCGTGCCGCGGGTGCCACGCACAAGGTGCTGCTCTACCACTTCGAGAGCGCGGAGGACCTGCTCGGCCAGGCCGTCTTCACGCTGCGCGAGCGGCGGATCGGCAACGCGATGGCGGCCATGGCCGAGGGGGCCGAGCGGCGCACGCTGGCCGAGCGGGTGCGCGTCGCGTGGCACACGTTGCGCGACGAGGACCCCGGGCTGCAGCGGGTGCTCGACCAGGCCATCGGGCTTGCCATGTACGACCCCGCGCGGTACGGCGAGCTGGGCCACGGCGCGTCGGGCCAGTACCTGCCGCTGCTCGTCTCGTTCTGCCCCGAGCACTGGACCGGGCCGCGCAAGCTGGAGGTGGCGCAGATGGTCCTCGCGACCCTGCGCGGGTTCACCGTGCACCGCGCCATCGGCGGCGATTCCGACGGCGCCGCGGCGGGGTTCGCGGCGCTCGTGCGCGCGCTCGACCACGAGGAGGCCTAA
- a CDS encoding MarR family winged helix-turn-helix transcriptional regulator gives MTSSPDSWQVDSPGVGNAVMERLQEVGTLTRVIEKRVSGALGINPTDLSAMEHLTSEGPLTAKELADRLRVSTAASTHIVDRLEKAGHITRRPHATDRRKVLVEPAPESMTRIFGHIHPLLHGVEGLVEALSPGERDVVEDFLTGVVRIYTDTADALPRG, from the coding sequence ATGACTTCCTCACCGGACTCGTGGCAGGTCGACTCCCCCGGCGTGGGCAACGCCGTGATGGAGCGGCTGCAAGAGGTGGGCACGCTGACGCGGGTGATCGAAAAGCGCGTCAGCGGGGCACTGGGGATCAACCCCACGGACCTCTCGGCGATGGAGCACCTCACCAGCGAAGGCCCGCTGACCGCGAAGGAACTCGCGGACCGGCTGCGGGTCTCGACCGCGGCGAGCACCCACATCGTGGACCGGCTCGAGAAGGCCGGGCACATCACCCGGCGGCCCCACGCCACCGACCGCCGCAAGGTGCTGGTCGAGCCGGCCCCGGAGTCGATGACCCGGATCTTCGGCCACATTCACCCGCTGCTGCACGGCGTGGAGGGCCTCGTCGAGGCGCTGAGCCCGGGCGAGCGGGACGTCGTCGAGGACTTCCTGACCGGGGTCGTGCGGATCTACACCGACACCGCGGACGCCCTCCCCCGGGGCTGA
- a CDS encoding MarR family winged helix-turn-helix transcriptional regulator — protein sequence MSLSDDAEEARAQGWRTLAALHARLETRIERGLQAGHKLGVSEYSVLDLLSRQDGWHMRMQQLARAVVLSQSATTRLVARLEKQGYLARYLCEDDRRGIYTEVTDAGRALLAEARPTHDTALREALEEAAEMPELQPLVEAVNQQALARG from the coding sequence ATGTCGTTGTCCGACGACGCCGAGGAAGCCCGCGCCCAGGGCTGGCGCACGCTGGCGGCCCTGCACGCGCGGCTGGAGACCCGCATCGAGCGCGGCCTGCAGGCGGGGCACAAGCTGGGCGTGAGCGAGTACAGCGTGCTCGACCTGCTCAGCCGCCAGGACGGCTGGCACATGCGGATGCAGCAGCTCGCGCGCGCCGTCGTGCTCAGCCAGAGCGCGACCACCCGCCTGGTCGCCCGGCTGGAGAAGCAGGGCTACCTCGCCCGTTACCTGTGCGAAGACGACCGCCGCGGCATCTACACCGAGGTCACCGACGCCGGCCGCGCGCTGCTGGCCGAGGCCCGGCCCACGCACGACACGGCGTTGCGCGAGGCGCTGGAAGAGGCCGCCGAGATGCCGGAGCTGCAGCCCTTGGTCGAGGCCGTGAACCAGCAGGCGCTGGCCCGCGGCTGA
- a CDS encoding LysR family transcriptional regulator, translating into MDLNLLVALDALLEENSVAAAADRLRLSAPAMSRTLARIRRATGDDILVRTGRTMSPTPRALELRDEAHELVRRAAAVLTPARELDLDGLERVFTVRGHDALVDALAPLLVGAIAAVAPRAGLRLLAETSADSTDLARGHVDLEVGATRPERPEIAAETIGSDRVVAVVRRGHPLAGGDLTPERFAAAVHVSVSRRGRRHGAIDEALTGLGLSRRVIASLPTSAAALDLAAGSDVVAVVAERVCRPLWTKRDLVVRVLPFTLPAVPVVLAWHHRHDSDPAHAWLRDEVRRALETVVAPDGGLTP; encoded by the coding sequence GTGGACCTCAACCTGCTCGTCGCCCTCGACGCCCTGCTCGAAGAGAACAGCGTCGCCGCGGCGGCCGACCGGCTCCGGCTCTCCGCCCCGGCGATGAGCCGCACCCTGGCCCGGATCCGGCGGGCGACCGGCGACGACATCCTGGTCCGCACCGGCCGCACGATGAGCCCGACGCCGCGCGCGCTCGAACTGCGCGACGAGGCGCACGAGCTGGTCCGCCGCGCCGCCGCCGTGCTCACCCCCGCGCGGGAGCTGGACCTGGACGGGCTCGAGCGCGTGTTCACCGTGCGTGGGCACGACGCGCTGGTCGACGCGCTGGCCCCGTTGCTGGTCGGCGCGATCGCCGCCGTGGCCCCGCGGGCCGGGCTGCGGCTGCTGGCCGAGACGTCGGCCGACAGCACCGATCTCGCGCGCGGCCACGTCGACCTGGAGGTGGGCGCGACCCGGCCGGAGCGGCCCGAGATCGCGGCCGAGACGATCGGGTCCGACCGGGTGGTGGCCGTCGTCCGGCGCGGTCACCCACTCGCCGGCGGCGACCTCACGCCGGAGCGCTTCGCCGCCGCCGTGCACGTGTCGGTTTCGCGCCGCGGCCGCCGCCACGGCGCGATCGACGAGGCGCTGACCGGGCTCGGGCTGAGCCGCCGGGTGATCGCGTCCCTGCCCACCAGCGCGGCCGCGCTGGACCTCGCGGCGGGCAGCGACGTGGTCGCCGTGGTCGCCGAACGCGTCTGCCGTCCTTTGTGGACGAAACGGGACCTGGTGGTCCGGGTGCTGCCGTTCACCCTGCCGGCGGTGCCGGTGGTGCTCGCCTGGCACCACCGGCACGACAGCGACCCGGCCCACGCCTGGCTCCGCGACGAGGTCCGGCGCGCGCTGGAAACCGTGGTCGCGCCGGACGGCGGGCTCACGCCGTGA